In a genomic window of Neoarius graeffei isolate fNeoGra1 chromosome 13, fNeoGra1.pri, whole genome shotgun sequence:
- the LOC132896021 gene encoding uncharacterized protein LOC132896021 produces the protein MLSVSICRIGRQPPVGGRRRLLTDPQEQAICNMVIQNNAITLTQIRNAVLEDQAIFHNINSISVSTIDRVLKRNRMTMKQIYRVPFDRNTERVKELRYQYVQRIMALEGIETPHLLVFVDEAGFNLAKCRRRGRNIIGQRATVDVPGQRGGNITMCAAISDNGVATHIASLGPYNTQRLLLYLDRLYVDLVPENERGLEAPHLSQFVIVWDNVSFHRGPLIRAWFDTHPRMRNVFLPPYSPFLNPIEEFFSAWRWRVYERHIGDQRSLLNAMDAACDDITGDQCRGWLRHSRRFFPRCIARENIRCDVDENLWPNREQRMDGLEDEEGYQERVGEDSNSD, from the exons ATGTTGTCCGTGTCTATCTGCAGAATTGGGCGACAGCCTCCTGTGGGCGGTAGAAGGAGATTGCTCACAGATCCCCAGGAACAAGCCATCTGCAACATGGTCATACAGAACAATGCCATTACACTCACACAGATCCGCAATGCAGTCCTTGAAGACCAAGCCATCTTCCACAATATCAACTCCATTAGTGTATCAACCATAGACCGGGTACTCAAGAGAAACCGTATGACAATGAAACAAATATACAGGGTACCATTTGACAGGAATACAGAGAGGGTAAAAGAACTGCGGTACCAGTATGTGCAG AGAATAATGGCATTGGAGGGAATAGAAACACCTCATCTCCTGGTGTTTGTGGACGAGGCAGGTTTCAATCTGGCCAAGTGCCGCAGGCGCGGACGTAACATCATTGGCCAGCGGGCCACAGTAGACGTCCCGGGTCAAAGAGGAGGAAATATCACAATGTGTGCGGCCATTTCTGACAATGGTGTGGCCACACATATTGCAAGCCTAGGCCCATACAACACGCAGAGGCTCCTCCTCTACCTGGATCGTCTGTATGTGGATTTGGTCCCCGAGAATGAAAGGGGACTCGAAGCGCCCCACCTATCACAATTTGTCATTGTGTGGGACAATGTCAGCTTTCACCGTGGCCCACTCATCAGAGCGTGGTTCGACACCCATCCAAGGATGCGTAATGTTTTTTTACCACCATACTCGCCATTCCTCAATCCCATTGAAGAATTTTTTTCTGCTTGGAGGTGGAGGGTTTATGAACGCCACATTGGGGATCAGAGGTCTCTCCTCAATGCCATGGATGCTGCCTGCGATGACATCACAGGCGATCAGTGTCGGGGTTGGCTAAGACATTCACGCCGCTTCTTTCCACGCTGCATCGCAAGGGAGAACATCCGGTGCGATGTTGATGAAAATCTGTGGCCAAACAGAGAGCAGCGGATGGATGGCCTGGAGGATGAGGAAGGCTACCAGGAGAGGGTGGGGGAAGACAGCAACAGCGACTAA